CGCGGCGAGATAGCCGTTGGCCATGGCCCGGGCCGTGGTCAGGCGCACCGCCCCGCCGGTCTCGGCGCCGGCATCGGCGAGGCGCCGCACCGCCAGCGCCGCCTCGTCCATGGCCTGCGCCTGCGCCAGCACGGCCTGGCCGGCGGCCGTCAGGTGCAGGCCGGACGCATCGCGGTCGAACAGCGGGCGGCCGAGGCCCTTCTCGAAGGCGGCGAGCCGGCGCGACACCGTGGCATGGTTGACGCCCATGCTCCGCGCCGCCGCCGCGAGCGTGCCGTGCCGCGCCACGGCCAGGAAGACGCGCAGGTCGTCCCAGTTCATCGCCCGTGCAAATTCCAACAGCCGCCGTGCATCGCGTGTGAATTCCTGCGCGTCGGCCGGCACGCTATCGAGGCTCGGGACGCGGCGCAATCGCCCGTCCGGCAAGCCGAAGGAGACCCGCCATGGCCAGCCTGCGCTGCGGCAGCGTGCAGTTCCGACACCGCGCCGACGACAAGGCCTACAATCTCGCCAGGATCGCCGCCTTCGCCGCCGAGGCGGCCACGAAGGGCGTGCGCATCCTCGCCTTCCCGGAAATGTGCATCACCGGCTACTGGCACGTGCGCAATCTCGGCCGCGATGCCCTGGAGGCGCTGGCCGAGCCGGTGCCGGACGGGCCGTCGATCCAGGCCGTGGCGGCGCTGGCGCGGACCCACGGCATGGCGATCGGCGCCGGGCTGATCGAGCGCGGCGCCGACGGCCGGCTGTTCAACAGCTATGCTGTCTGCCTCCCCGACGGCACGGTGCATTGCCATCGCAAGCTGCACGCCTTCGAGAGCCCGCATATTGCGAGCGGCGACAGCTACACCGTATTCGCAACGCCCTTCGGCGTGCGCGCCGGCATCCTGATCTGCTGGGACAACAACCTGGTCGAGAACGCCCGGGCGACGGCTCTGCTCGGC
This window of the Labrys wisconsinensis genome carries:
- a CDS encoding nitrilase family protein; this encodes MASLRCGSVQFRHRADDKAYNLARIAAFAAEAATKGVRILAFPEMCITGYWHVRNLGRDALEALAEPVPDGPSIQAVAALARTHGMAIGAGLIERGADGRLFNSYAVCLPDGTVHCHRKLHAFESPHIASGDSYTVFATPFGVRAGILICWDNNLVENARATALLGADVLIAPHQTGGCASRSPHAMGLIDPALWARREEDPAAIEAEFRGPKGREWLLRWLPARAHDNGLFLLFSNGVGEDDGEVRTGNAMILDPYGRILAETSAPADRLVVADLDLELLPLSTGRRWIRGRRPELYGLLTRRLGHEVDPRQARFSTAAVEQPAFP